Proteins from a single region of Desulfolutivibrio sulfoxidireducens:
- a CDS encoding UDP-N-acetylmuramate dehydrogenase, with protein sequence MALEILDGPVLAKRTTLGLGGTALAEIRAGRHDDLEGLAEALDRVGGRPLALGGGSNLLAADGELDVAVVTLARGDEPEIVAGAAHGLVRVRVFGGCGLQRLVAWCAKRGLAGLGGLVGIPGTVGGAVAGNAGSFGRDMAGVTAGVWAFTPQKGIGFFGPGEFSTGYRHFALANVEGFFMISQVLLDLEAATPESVLAEGKNALERKRATQPITAATAGCVFKNPEGQSAGRLLDLAGFRGRRLGGMEFSAMHANFLVNRGGGTSEQAFALIEAARQAVFSMFGTKLELEVRVAT encoded by the coding sequence GTGGCGCTTGAAATCCTTGACGGACCGGTCCTGGCGAAACGGACCACCCTGGGCCTGGGCGGCACGGCCCTGGCCGAGATCCGGGCCGGCCGCCACGATGACCTCGAGGGCCTTGCCGAGGCCCTGGACCGCGTCGGCGGCCGGCCCCTGGCCCTTGGCGGCGGCAGCAACCTCCTGGCCGCCGACGGGGAACTGGATGTGGCCGTGGTCACGCTTGCCCGGGGGGACGAGCCGGAGATCGTCGCCGGCGCGGCCCACGGACTGGTCCGGGTCCGGGTCTTTGGCGGCTGCGGGCTGCAACGGCTTGTGGCCTGGTGCGCGAAACGCGGGCTGGCCGGGCTTGGCGGGCTGGTCGGCATCCCGGGGACCGTGGGCGGGGCCGTGGCCGGCAATGCCGGCTCCTTTGGCCGGGACATGGCCGGGGTTACGGCCGGGGTCTGGGCCTTCACCCCGCAAAAAGGGATCGGGTTTTTCGGGCCGGGAGAGTTTTCCACGGGCTACCGCCATTTCGCCCTGGCCAATGTGGAGGGATTTTTCATGATCTCCCAGGTCCTTCTCGACCTCGAAGCCGCGACCCCCGAATCCGTCCTGGCCGAGGGAAAAAACGCCCTGGAGAGAAAAAGGGCCACCCAGCCCATCACGGCGGCCACGGCCGGGTGCGTGTTCAAGAATCCCGAGGGACAAAGCGCCGGGCGGCTTCTCGATCTGGCCGGGTTTCGCGGCCGGCGGCTGGGAGGCATGGAATTTTCCGCGATGCACGCCAATTTCCTGGTCAATCGTGGCGGGGGAACCAGCGAACAGGCCTTTGCGTTGATCGAGGCGGCGCGACAGGCGGTTTTCTCCATGTTCGGAACGAAACTGGAGCTTGAGGTGAGGGTGGCGACATGA
- the murC gene encoding UDP-N-acetylmuramate--L-alanine ligase has protein sequence MGTKVRRIHMVGIGGSGMSGIAEVLLNLGYDVGGSDLAFGPVVKRLKQLGADIAIGHGRENVGPADVVVRSSAVAADNPELVEARSRGVPIIPRAEMLAELMRLRTGIAVAGTHGKTTTTSLLATIFTVAGKDPTVIIGGRLNAYGAGARLGEGEYLIAEADESDGSFLCLSPIITVVTNVDADHLDFYSGQQAIDDAFTRFLNSIPFYGVNVVCLDDPGVARLLPRINRPVLTYGFCDKARLRGNILRTGVSSRFEVFLDGEFLAEMRLNHPGRHNVQNALGALGVALEAGISPDTVAEAFAKFSGVGRRFELKGEAGGVTVVDDYGHHPVEIKATLATARTCFPDKRLVVVFQPHRFTRTKALFGDFCRCFEGVDELLLTEIYPASESPIPGVSGESLARGITQVSKTRVSYFPDFAAVEAALPGVLKPGDLLLTLGAGNVWQVGQHHLERAGGA, from the coding sequence ATGGGCACCAAGGTGCGGCGCATCCACATGGTGGGCATCGGCGGCTCGGGCATGAGCGGCATCGCCGAGGTGCTCTTGAACCTCGGCTACGACGTGGGCGGCTCGGATCTGGCCTTCGGCCCGGTGGTCAAGCGCCTGAAGCAACTCGGCGCGGACATCGCCATCGGCCACGGCCGCGAGAACGTGGGCCCCGCCGACGTGGTGGTGCGCTCCTCGGCCGTGGCCGCCGACAACCCCGAACTTGTCGAGGCCCGCTCCCGGGGCGTCCCCATCATCCCCCGGGCCGAGATGCTGGCCGAGCTCATGCGCTTGCGCACCGGCATCGCCGTGGCCGGGACCCACGGCAAGACCACCACCACCTCCCTTCTGGCCACCATCTTCACCGTGGCCGGCAAGGACCCCACGGTCATCATCGGCGGGCGATTGAACGCCTACGGGGCCGGGGCGCGCCTGGGCGAGGGCGAATACCTCATCGCCGAGGCCGACGAGTCCGACGGCTCCTTTTTGTGCCTGTCGCCGATCATCACCGTGGTCACCAACGTGGACGCCGACCACCTGGATTTCTACTCCGGCCAGCAGGCCATCGACGACGCCTTCACGCGCTTCCTCAATTCCATCCCCTTTTACGGGGTCAACGTGGTCTGCCTGGACGACCCGGGCGTGGCCAGGCTCCTGCCCCGGATCAACCGGCCGGTTCTGACCTACGGCTTTTGCGACAAGGCCCGGCTGCGCGGCAATATCCTGCGCACAGGGGTCTCCAGCCGCTTCGAGGTCTTTTTGGACGGCGAATTCCTGGCCGAGATGCGCCTGAACCACCCCGGCCGCCACAACGTGCAAAACGCCCTGGGCGCCCTGGGCGTGGCCCTGGAGGCCGGCATCTCCCCGGACACCGTGGCCGAGGCCTTTGCCAAATTCAGCGGCGTGGGCCGGCGTTTCGAACTCAAGGGCGAGGCCGGGGGGGTCACGGTGGTGGACGACTACGGCCACCATCCCGTGGAGATCAAGGCCACCCTGGCCACGGCCAGGACCTGCTTTCCGGACAAAAGGCTGGTGGTGGTCTTCCAGCCCCACCGCTTCACCCGGACCAAGGCCCTTTTCGGGGATTTCTGCCGCTGCTTCGAGGGCGTGGACGAACTGCTTCTGACCGAGATCTATCCGGCCTCGGAATCGCCCATCCCCGGGGTGTCCGGCGAAAGCCTGGCCCGGGGCATTACCCAGGTGAGCAAGACCAGGGTGTCCTACTTTCCGGATTTCGCCGCCGTGGAGGCGGCCTTGCCCGGGGTCCTGAAGCCGGGGGACCTGCTTTTGACCCTGGGCGCGGGCAACGTGTGGCAGGTGGGCCAACACCATCTGGAGCGGGCGGGTGGCGCTTGA
- the murD gene encoding UDP-N-acetylmuramoyl-L-alanine--D-glutamate ligase translates to MRDMVHASQLAGHTAVVVGAGASGRAAARLLARLGAWVRLVEKNPAAVPADFREAAASRGIEIVTGGHAPGHFAGADLVVVSPGVSRASLAPYLSACPGVQILAELELASWFVSAPMVAVTGTNGKTTTVMLISHLLKASGLSVFTGGNIGTPLSEYVLAGEAADVCVLETSSFQLQGVATFRPHVAVLLNFSANHLDWHANMDEYLAAKLKIFAMQGTSDLALVPEELSYLLAGREFTKARIETFAPSDRFRCPRLLGRHNQADMEAAYAACRTFGVTEEAAKKAFFDFAPAPHRLQVVGEKRGVVFVDDSKGTTVTAMRAAIESFDRPVWLLAGGVFKGGDLAGLVPLLRQRVKGVGLFGQSREIFEQAWAGAVPLSWSPTLRQAVEKLYAKAAPGEVVLLSPATSSFDLYSDYKARGGDFQAIFATLAGEPESRDREGQ, encoded by the coding sequence ATGCGGGACATGGTGCACGCGTCGCAACTGGCCGGACATACGGCTGTGGTGGTCGGGGCCGGGGCCTCGGGCCGGGCCGCCGCGCGGCTTCTGGCCAGGCTCGGGGCCTGGGTGCGCCTGGTGGAGAAAAACCCGGCCGCGGTCCCGGCCGATTTTCGCGAGGCCGCCGCAAGCCGGGGTATCGAGATCGTGACCGGCGGGCATGCCCCGGGACATTTCGCCGGGGCCGATCTGGTGGTCGTAAGCCCCGGCGTCTCCAGGGCCTCCCTGGCCCCGTACCTCTCCGCCTGCCCGGGCGTCCAGATCCTGGCCGAACTGGAACTGGCCTCCTGGTTCGTCAGCGCGCCCATGGTGGCCGTCACCGGCACCAACGGCAAGACCACCACGGTCATGCTCATCAGCCACCTGCTCAAGGCCTCGGGCCTTTCGGTCTTCACCGGCGGCAACATCGGCACGCCCCTGTCCGAATACGTCCTGGCCGGGGAGGCCGCCGACGTGTGCGTCCTTGAGACCAGCAGCTTCCAGCTCCAGGGCGTGGCCACCTTCCGTCCCCACGTGGCCGTGCTGCTCAACTTCTCGGCCAACCACCTGGACTGGCACGCGAACATGGACGAATACCTGGCGGCCAAGCTCAAGATCTTCGCCATGCAGGGAACCTCCGACCTGGCCCTGGTCCCGGAGGAACTGTCGTACCTGCTTGCCGGCCGTGAGTTCACCAAGGCCCGCATCGAAACCTTCGCCCCCTCGGACCGCTTCCGCTGCCCACGCCTGCTCGGCCGCCACAACCAGGCCGATATGGAGGCCGCCTACGCCGCCTGCCGGACCTTCGGGGTCACCGAGGAGGCGGCCAAAAAGGCCTTTTTCGACTTCGCCCCGGCCCCGCACCGGCTTCAGGTGGTGGGCGAAAAACGCGGCGTGGTCTTTGTGGACGATTCCAAGGGCACCACGGTCACGGCCATGCGCGCGGCCATCGAGTCCTTCGACCGACCCGTGTGGCTTCTGGCCGGCGGGGTGTTCAAGGGCGGCGACCTGGCCGGACTGGTTCCGCTTTTGCGGCAGCGGGTCAAGGGCGTGGGGCTTTTCGGCCAAAGCCGGGAGATCTTTGAACAGGCCTGGGCCGGGGCCGTGCCCCTTTCCTGGTCGCCCACCCTGCGCCAGGCCGTGGAAAAACTCTACGCGAAGGCCGCCCCGGGCGAGGTCGTCCTGTTGTCCCCGGCCACGTCCAGCTTCGACCTCTACTCCGATTACAAGGCCCGGGGAGGCGATTTCCAGGCCATTTTCGCTACGCTTGCGGGAGAACCCGAATCCCGGGACCGGGAGGGGCAATGA
- the mraY gene encoding phospho-N-acetylmuramoyl-pentapeptide-transferase — protein sequence MIYHLLAPLAGQFAALNVFRYITFRTAAAFMTALVLSILLGPRMIRWLTRLKCGQYIHEDVPAHQCKAGTPTMGGLIIGLSVIVPVLAWGDLSNAFVWLTLFVFTGFGAVGFVDDYLKVVKKRNKGLSAKAKILGQLVVAGVAAALLVADPEYSTRLAVPFFKSVNPDLGLWYVAFAMLVMVGSSNGVNITDGLDGLAIGPMIVAGGMFALFIYVAGHAQIARYLQVMSVPGVGEVTVFCGALMGAGLGFLWFNAYPAQVFMGDVGSLSLGGVLGFLAILCKQELLLILVGGLFVAETVSVIIQVGYFKMSGGKRIFRMAPLHHHFELMGVPESKIIIRSWILSILLALLALSTLKLR from the coding sequence ATGATCTACCATCTTCTGGCGCCCCTGGCCGGCCAGTTCGCGGCCCTCAACGTCTTTCGCTACATCACCTTCCGGACCGCCGCGGCGTTTATGACCGCCCTTGTCCTGTCCATCCTGCTCGGACCCCGGATGATCCGCTGGCTGACCCGGCTCAAGTGCGGCCAGTACATCCACGAGGATGTCCCGGCCCACCAGTGCAAGGCCGGAACCCCGACCATGGGCGGGCTGATCATCGGCCTTTCGGTGATCGTGCCGGTGCTTGCGTGGGGGGATTTGTCCAACGCCTTCGTGTGGCTGACGCTCTTCGTCTTCACCGGATTCGGGGCCGTCGGGTTCGTGGACGATTACCTCAAGGTGGTCAAAAAGCGGAACAAGGGCCTGTCCGCCAAGGCCAAGATCCTGGGGCAACTGGTCGTGGCCGGCGTGGCCGCCGCCCTTTTGGTGGCCGATCCGGAATATTCCACACGTTTGGCCGTGCCCTTTTTCAAGTCCGTCAATCCCGACCTGGGGCTGTGGTACGTGGCCTTCGCCATGCTGGTCATGGTCGGATCGAGCAACGGGGTGAACATCACCGACGGCCTGGACGGACTGGCCATCGGCCCCATGATCGTGGCCGGGGGCATGTTCGCCCTGTTCATCTACGTGGCCGGGCATGCCCAGATCGCCCGCTACCTCCAGGTGATGAGCGTGCCCGGGGTGGGCGAGGTCACGGTCTTTTGCGGGGCGCTGATGGGCGCGGGCCTGGGTTTTTTGTGGTTCAACGCCTATCCGGCCCAGGTGTTCATGGGCGACGTGGGCTCCCTGTCCCTGGGCGGGGTGCTCGGATTTTTGGCCATTTTGTGCAAGCAGGAACTTTTGCTCATCCTGGTCGGCGGGCTTTTCGTGGCCGAGACCGTCTCGGTCATCATCCAGGTCGGGTACTTCAAGATGAGCGGGGGCAAGCGCATCTTCCGCATGGCCCCGCTGCACCACCATTTCGAGCTCATGGGCGTGCCGGAATCGAAGATCATCATCCGGTCGTGGATCCTTTCCATCCTCCTGGCCCTTTTGGCCCTAAGCACGCTCAAGCTGAGGTAG
- the ftsW gene encoding putative lipid II flippase FtsW, which produces MSIQANTDIPDSQAGMDYWLLGAALVLAGLGLIMVLSASGVMAERAMESKYFYFRKQAVYALVGLAVMVVFAKMPKQVMYAPVYLWLFAVIGLLFLTLIPPFSVKAGGARRWLSLGGVSIQPMELAKVALVFYLAYFFSQKQKLVRSFSVGFIPPIMVTGGLGLVLLLQPDFGGAVFLGMLFFLMSLVGGTRITYLFVSVLFGAGAVALLIVQSPYRFKRWFAFLDPFKDPLNVGYQLVQSFYAFGSGGITGAGFGSGKQKLFYLPEAHTDFVMAVLGEEMGFIGVSIVFLCIGILLWRAFRIALSQDDLRDRFTAYGMALVLGLGFLLNLAVVLGCVPPKGVAMPFLSYGGSSLVACFLCVGVLLNLSRRRAS; this is translated from the coding sequence ATGAGCATCCAGGCCAACACGGACATACCCGACAGCCAGGCCGGCATGGACTACTGGCTTCTCGGCGCGGCCCTGGTCCTGGCCGGCCTTGGCCTGATCATGGTCCTCTCCGCCAGCGGGGTCATGGCCGAGCGGGCCATGGAGAGCAAATACTTCTACTTCCGCAAGCAGGCCGTCTACGCCCTGGTGGGCCTGGCGGTCATGGTCGTCTTCGCCAAAATGCCCAAACAGGTCATGTACGCCCCGGTGTACCTGTGGCTCTTCGCGGTCATCGGGCTTTTGTTTCTGACCCTGATTCCGCCCTTTTCGGTCAAGGCCGGGGGGGCGCGGCGCTGGCTGTCCCTCGGGGGGGTGTCCATCCAGCCCATGGAACTGGCCAAGGTGGCCCTGGTCTTCTACCTGGCCTACTTTTTCAGCCAGAAGCAGAAGCTGGTGCGCTCGTTCAGCGTCGGCTTCATCCCGCCGATCATGGTCACCGGCGGCCTGGGGCTGGTCCTGCTGTTGCAACCCGATTTCGGCGGCGCGGTGTTTCTGGGCATGCTCTTTTTCCTCATGAGCCTGGTCGGGGGGACCCGGATCACCTACCTGTTCGTGTCCGTCCTTTTCGGGGCCGGGGCCGTGGCCCTGCTCATCGTGCAGTCCCCCTACCGCTTCAAGCGCTGGTTCGCCTTCCTCGACCCCTTCAAGGACCCCTTAAACGTGGGCTACCAGTTGGTGCAGTCCTTCTACGCCTTCGGTTCCGGCGGGATCACCGGGGCCGGATTCGGCTCGGGCAAGCAGAAGCTCTTTTACCTGCCCGAGGCCCACACCGACTTCGTCATGGCCGTTTTGGGCGAGGAGATGGGCTTTATCGGCGTGTCCATTGTCTTTTTGTGCATTGGAATCCTGTTGTGGCGGGCCTTTCGCATCGCGCTGTCCCAGGACGACCTGCGCGACAGGTTCACGGCCTACGGCATGGCCCTGGTCCTGGGACTCGGATTTTTGCTCAACCTGGCCGTGGTCCTTGGCTGCGTGCCGCCAAAGGGCGTGGCCATGCCCTTTCTAAGCTACGGCGGCTCGTCGCTCGTGGCCTGCTTTCTGTGCGTGGGCGTTCTGCTCAACCTCTCCCGGAGGCGGGCGTCATGA
- a CDS encoding cell division protein FtsQ/DivIB has translation MSVRVGSLSGVSISKKRKNAYTAIAPVKTAEARKWRVGNKRNRTVGAPRFATPRPSRVSLKSVGGFVARLMTMGFAAVLIAAVSVGLLAGYRWLTTVNYFCLTNVEIQGVGRLPTDHVRALAEITPGDNLLALDMEKIRTALGRDPWIETASVKRVLPGTVSIQVVERVPAYLVHYEGALYYCDESGRIIDKVAAGDFVSLPQIEVEAGMEKRLALLADLKKTVAENRAPFNLGQVGWIRLSWGRGLEVQLMDTGILLCIGSENWQQNLYRLNLVWADLKRRGELDRVGIITAQDDKVWVEKRT, from the coding sequence ATGAGCGTGCGGGTCGGGAGCCTCTCAGGGGTGTCCATCTCCAAGAAGCGCAAAAACGCCTATACCGCGATCGCTCCGGTCAAGACGGCGGAAGCGCGCAAATGGCGTGTGGGCAACAAGCGCAACCGCACTGTGGGCGCTCCCCGTTTCGCCACGCCCCGCCCTTCCAGGGTGAGCCTGAAGTCCGTGGGCGGGTTCGTCGCCAGGCTTATGACCATGGGGTTCGCCGCCGTGCTCATCGCGGCCGTGAGCGTGGGGCTTTTGGCCGGATACCGCTGGCTGACCACCGTGAACTACTTCTGCCTGACCAACGTCGAGATACAGGGCGTCGGCCGCCTGCCCACGGACCACGTGCGGGCGTTGGCGGAAATCACCCCGGGCGACAACCTGCTGGCCCTGGACATGGAAAAGATCAGGACCGCGCTTGGCCGCGACCCCTGGATCGAGACGGCCTCGGTCAAGCGGGTGCTGCCGGGCACCGTGTCCATCCAGGTCGTGGAACGCGTGCCGGCCTATCTGGTGCACTACGAGGGGGCGCTGTACTACTGCGACGAGTCCGGGCGGATCATCGACAAGGTGGCGGCCGGCGACTTCGTGTCCCTGCCCCAGATCGAGGTCGAGGCCGGCATGGAAAAGCGCCTGGCCCTCCTGGCCGACCTCAAAAAGACCGTGGCCGAGAACCGGGCGCCCTTCAATCTGGGCCAGGTAGGCTGGATACGCCTGAGTTGGGGCCGGGGTCTGGAGGTGCAGCTCATGGACACGGGCATCCTTTTATGCATCGGTTCGGAAAACTGGCAGCAGAACCTTTACCGCTTGAACCTCGTCTGGGCCGACCTCAAACGGCGCGGCGAACTGGACAGGGTGGGGATCATCACCGCCCAGGACGACAAGGTCTGGGTGGAAAAACGCACATAG
- the murG gene encoding undecaprenyldiphospho-muramoylpentapeptide beta-N-acetylglucosaminyltransferase encodes MKRAVITTGGTGGHIFPALAVAQCLKARYPDAEIVFMGGKGPEGLLARKLGLRFIALPAKGIFGRGLRGAVEGVLSTRALFLAMSFLRSFKPQVVAGFGGYAGFFPVLAARLMGVKTAVHEQNSVPGVANRVLGRFVDRVFVTYPDEAGVFAAKKTLATGNPVRHDIAAMWSAPAKPAGITRNILVLGGSQGARAVNSVVIEALPALLDLGARVTIQTGRADFERVAEAAAGVAERRREAGTAVPGELVIENFIEDMATAYAWADLVIARSGATTLAEITAAKKPAVLVPFPYATHDHQTVNASFMARAGAAVVVAQKDLGPAGLAALATQLFHSPERLEAMSEAAGKLAAPHAAETIVRELGALAASRGHKGGRA; translated from the coding sequence ATGAAGCGGGCGGTGATCACCACCGGCGGCACCGGCGGGCACATCTTCCCCGCCCTGGCCGTGGCCCAGTGCCTCAAGGCGCGATATCCGGACGCGGAGATCGTGTTCATGGGCGGCAAGGGACCCGAGGGACTTCTGGCCCGCAAGCTCGGCCTGCGCTTCATCGCGCTCCCGGCCAAGGGGATCTTCGGCCGGGGCCTGCGCGGGGCCGTCGAAGGGGTCTTGTCCACCCGGGCGCTTTTTCTGGCCATGTCCTTCCTGCGCTCCTTCAAACCCCAGGTGGTGGCCGGGTTCGGGGGCTACGCCGGGTTTTTCCCGGTCCTGGCCGCCAGGCTCATGGGCGTCAAAACCGCCGTGCACGAGCAAAACAGCGTCCCCGGGGTGGCCAACAGGGTTCTCGGCCGCTTCGTGGACCGCGTCTTCGTCACCTACCCCGACGAGGCCGGGGTGTTTGCCGCAAAAAAGACCCTGGCCACAGGAAATCCCGTGCGCCACGACATCGCGGCCATGTGGAGCGCTCCGGCCAAGCCCGCCGGGATCACCCGCAACATCCTGGTCCTGGGCGGCAGCCAGGGCGCCCGGGCCGTCAATTCCGTGGTCATCGAGGCCCTGCCGGCCCTGCTCGATCTGGGAGCCCGGGTGACCATCCAGACCGGCCGGGCCGATTTCGAACGGGTGGCCGAGGCCGCCGCCGGCGTGGCCGAAAGGCGTCGGGAGGCCGGCACGGCCGTGCCCGGGGAACTGGTCATCGAGAATTTCATCGAGGACATGGCCACGGCCTACGCCTGGGCCGATCTGGTCATTGCCCGGTCCGGGGCCACCACCCTGGCCGAGATCACCGCCGCGAAAAAACCGGCCGTCCTGGTGCCCTTTCCCTACGCCACACACGACCACCAGACGGTCAACGCCTCGTTCATGGCCCGGGCCGGGGCGGCCGTGGTCGTAGCCCAAAAGGACCTCGGTCCGGCCGGACTGGCCGCCCTGGCGACACAGCTTTTTCACTCCCCAGAGCGCCTGGAGGCCATGTCCGAGGCCGCCGGGAAACTGGCCGCCCCGCATGCGGCCGAGACCATCGTCCGCGAGCTTGGGGCCCTTGCCGCCTCGCGGGGACACAAGGGAGGTCGGGCATGA
- a CDS encoding UDP-N-acetylmuramoyl-tripeptide--D-alanyl-D-alanine ligase yields the protein MTLSEILSATGAVGDLGDVGNPEFSGVATDSRAATAGRVFVCIPGARFDGHHFAAEAVAKGAGAVLADRPMPELAVRVPVLLVKDTVTALGRLAGFWRRKTAARVVAVTGSAGKTTIKELLAAILSEMGPTSKNYKNFNNLIGLPLSILEARETDAFWVMELGVSLPGEMRDLATMIAPDMAVVVNVGKAHLEGLGDVAGVAREKCELLRHVRRGGGALAGMDHPELWIEARRVFPGVYGMSSRGLDAPFTAAYLGGREEGGRFVLRLRELAFELELPYRGGHFAEDILAAAAAAHLLGAGEGEIRAGLAKAAIPEQRFCCRRHGCFQIVDDSYNANPLSMRRAVEAAAEMALGTAFVPVLGEMRELGSAARDEHVQLGEFLAAHAPAAVFFHGESAPDVAAGLAGAGYAGPFFAVASPPEFLKAFAGLGLAGGVVLFKGSRTMRMEAFAQALCGCADNQASCREAGA from the coding sequence ATGACGCTGTCCGAGATACTTTCCGCCACGGGCGCGGTGGGCGACCTCGGGGACGTGGGCAACCCGGAATTTTCGGGCGTGGCCACGGACAGCCGGGCCGCGACCGCCGGCCGGGTCTTCGTGTGCATTCCCGGGGCGCGCTTCGACGGCCACCACTTCGCGGCCGAGGCCGTTGCCAAGGGCGCGGGCGCGGTCCTGGCCGATCGGCCCATGCCCGAACTGGCCGTGCGGGTGCCGGTGCTTCTGGTCAAGGACACGGTGACCGCCCTGGGACGTCTGGCCGGATTCTGGCGGCGCAAGACAGCCGCCAGGGTGGTCGCGGTGACCGGGTCGGCGGGCAAGACCACGATCAAGGAACTTCTGGCCGCCATCCTGTCCGAGATGGGGCCGACGTCAAAGAACTACAAGAATTTCAACAATCTGATCGGACTTCCCCTGTCCATCCTGGAGGCCCGGGAAACCGACGCCTTTTGGGTCATGGAACTGGGCGTCAGCCTGCCCGGGGAAATGCGGGACCTGGCGACCATGATCGCCCCGGATATGGCCGTGGTGGTCAACGTGGGCAAGGCCCACCTCGAGGGCCTGGGCGACGTGGCCGGGGTGGCCAGGGAGAAATGCGAGCTTTTGCGGCATGTGCGTCGGGGCGGCGGCGCCCTGGCCGGGATGGACCACCCCGAGTTGTGGATCGAGGCCAGGCGTGTCTTTCCGGGGGTTTACGGCATGTCCTCGCGGGGGCTTGATGCCCCGTTCACGGCGGCGTATCTGGGCGGCCGGGAAGAGGGAGGCCGCTTCGTTCTTCGCCTGCGGGAACTGGCATTCGAACTGGAGTTGCCCTACAGGGGCGGACACTTCGCCGAAGACATCCTGGCCGCCGCCGCCGCCGCCCACCTTCTGGGGGCGGGCGAGGGCGAGATCCGCGCCGGGCTGGCCAAGGCCGCGATCCCCGAACAGCGGTTTTGCTGCCGCCGCCACGGCTGCTTCCAGATCGTGGACGACTCCTACAACGCCAACCCCCTGTCCATGCGCCGGGCTGTGGAGGCCGCGGCGGAGATGGCCCTGGGGACCGCGTTCGTTCCGGTTCTGGGCGAGATGCGCGAGCTTGGGTCCGCGGCCCGGGACGAGCATGTCCAACTGGGGGAGTTCTTGGCCGCCCATGCCCCGGCCGCGGTGTTTTTTCACGGTGAAAGCGCCCCGGACGTGGCCGCCGGGCTGGCCGGGGCCGGATACGCCGGGCCGTTTTTCGCCGTGGCCTCCCCCCCCGAATTCCTCAAGGCCTTCGCCGGCCTTGGACTTGCCGGAGGCGTCGTCTTGTTCAAAGGATCACGGACCATGCGTATGGAGGCCTTCGCCCAGGCGCTTTGCGGGTGCGCGGACAATCAGGCGTCATGCCGGGAGGCCGGGGCATGA